From the Daphnia magna isolate NIES linkage group LG3, ASM2063170v1.1, whole genome shotgun sequence genome, one window contains:
- the LOC116918778 gene encoding uncharacterized protein LOC116918778 isoform X3, whose translation MKAFFDMMDKDPHKVMILGGSCNSVTDSIAKTSKHWRIPVLSYADTHPMFTRKSYPNFFRIVPSENAFNAPRVKLLQAFNWTRVGTLYQNEPRFALAHNGLVSLLDSAGIELTESQGFVNDLTQPLAKLMEKDVRIILASFNATWARRVFCAVSRINLYGGRYQWILAGPRQERWWMTQAEDQQDPTVNCTSYEILAALEGAFVVDVLPLTSSKQVTISGLTAEEYEKQYNKERGDSYSQFHGYAYDAVWTAAQTVKTVIHKLHERNRMAKAAAASSSSPRQRQQLRHWSLRNFTYRDPGWEKLLLDALRSVDFNGVTGRIKFEDNERSGRLTVKQIVGAHEVPVAEYENASDTLFLNESAISWMSESKQPPRDRTIQTVEPSRISVPVFATLTIVAALGIVLASSFLAINIRFRNQRYIKMSSPYLNNMIIIGCLLTYTSVILLGLDSHLTSESALPVICTARIWTLMAGFTLAFGSMFSKTWRVHSIFTDVKLNKKAIKDYQLFMVVGVLLTIDIAILTTWQVIDPFYRETKLLEPYPHPSQDNAEIRPENEYCQSNHMTIFVSSIYAYKGLLMAFGCFLAWETRNVNIPALNDSKYIGMSVYNVVIMCVIGGAVSFILEDEQDVSYVIISIFIVFCTTGTLCLVFVPKLIELRRNPQGAIEKRGVRSTVKPQLPGGKYGAGGGGSGVGRQNKSGANQNRETSLQYKSKTRNAKLRKELRNLDDQIQKLLEQLGEDNDSLAKDGPSFTYSKIDSDCRVPSVSGADTMSLCSLISSPEPTSTSPHHAKENGGKGVRSGHHQELQQQQSVAQSTSSGSGSGSGSGSTAPATASVAMWTAISNPLLLISHVLRRSMDLQPTGAANNESTAVECDEASSRQQAVDADDNDDNPSKGVHACCECVSVERHAEPTNADWQNQTVDQAPFIASTTSRSSNTSNSNSRDVMQGDELDGNPTSPLMVNKDAKDGKDGREDEVARDDEEGSGNIWRLLAKATTPHQSPPGSFISNLSGDRSGVGGGVVGVVVGGGIQSDSPSDEWGAAQVHKSSGSVSRCACHHSSASGLGVSGAARRRRCQMMESLSLTEIRSSPITGNGTSLSSEFEPIHNRSLSVQGTMATRSRLSPYSVDCKTGAPYGHQQEHSRSDSSFNYESNMSEVDPANKLVNYFEYRSLESLESPTISDTTISQQDGEGNDEEVDEEEEANSTRVNFDEGSTFTSPREEDLVVIEDGLYSLPMAIADLNSSQAATVVNGVGGDKSPPSPEEMRLSPPPTTTPVKTSCTGSPSLPSPTLTSSTLTLAAAAATCNVAFTGTPCRSSSTSSKGSRGSTSGKSKSQSTRDRRRRAQSNNKLNSNEDLSGRLSKPTQHGHQQQSELRTPQPTVEHSDWSILPIFKQLIVQRQMETGGACHSQPISGVTDDERITTKTTTKAAIEDIDEDHRQMSSCPNLSIKCDVVEYF comes from the exons ATGAAGGCCTTTTTCGACATGATGGACAAGGATCCCCATAAAGTGATGATCCTCGGCGGATCGTGTAACTCGGTCACTGATTCGATCGCCAAAACATCAAAACATTGGCGTATCCCCGTG TTGTCGTACGCCGACACGCACCCGATGTTTACGCGCAAGAGTTATCCCAACTTTTTCCGCATCGTGCCGAGCGAGAATGCGTTCAATGCGCCGCGTGTCAAACTGCTGCAGGCCTTCAACTGGACTCGTGTCGGCACTCTGTACCAGAATGAGCCCAGATTCGCCCTG GCGCATAATGGGCTGGTGTCGTTGCTGGACAGTGCCGGAATCGAGTTGACCGAGTCGCAGGGTTTCGTCAACGACTTGACCCAACCGCTGGCCAAGCTGATGGAGAAGGACGTCCGCATCATCCTGGCCAGTTTCAACGCCACCTGGGCCCGCCGCGTCTTTTGCGCCGTTTCGCGCATCAATTTGTACGGCGGCCGCTACCAGTGGATCCTGGCCGGACCGCGCCAGGAGCGATGGTGGATGACGCAAGCCGAGGACCAACAGGATCCCACCGTCAATTGCACTTCCTACGAGATCCTGGCTGCGCTGGAAGGAGCTTTCGTTGTCGACGTCTTACCTCTGACCAGCTCCAAACAGGTCACCATTTCCGGATTG ACGGCCGAGGAGTACGAGAAACAGTACAACAAGGAGCGAGGCGACTCTTATTCGCAGTTTCACGGCTACGCTTACGACGCCGTGTGGACGGCGGCGCAGACGGTCAAGACGGTCATTCACAAGTTGCACGAGAGGAACCGAATGGCCAAAGCGGCCGCAGCGTCTTCGTCCAGTCCGAGGCAACGGCAGCAGTTGCGGCACTGGAGCCTGCGCAATTTCACCTACAGAGATCCAGGATGGGAGAAACTGCTGCTGGACGCGTTGCGAAGCGTCGATTTCAACGGAGTGACGGGCCGCATCAAATTCGAGGATAACGAAAGGAGCGGCCGACTGACGGTCAAGCAAATTGTGGGCGCTCACGAAGTGCCCGTGGCCGAGTACGAGAACGCCAGTGACACGTTGTTCCTCAACGAGTCGGCCATCTCGTGGATGTCGGAGAGCAAACAGCCGCCACGCGATCGCACCATCCAAACGGTGGAGCCGTCCCGCATCAGCGTGCCCGTCTTTGCCACGCTGACCATCGTGGCTGCCTTGGGCATCGTCCTTGCCTCTTCCTTCCTGGCCATCAACATCCGTTTCAGGAATCAGAG GTACATCAAAATGTCGAGTCCGTATCTGAACAACATGATCATCATCGGCTGTTTGCTGACGTACACGAGCGTCATCCTGTTGGGGTTGGATTCACATCTGACGAGCGAGTCGGCCCTGCCGGTGATTTGCACGGCCAGGATCTGGACCCTGATGGCCGGCTTCACTTTGGCATTCGGCTCCATGTTCTCGAAAACGTGGCGGGTGCACTCGATCTTCACCGACGTCAAACTCAACAAAAAAGCCATCAAAGACTATCAGCTGTTTATGGTCGTCGGAGTGCTGCTCACCATCGACATTGCCATTCTCACCACGTGGCAGGTCATTGATCCCTTTTATCGCGAGACCAAACTCCTCGAGCCCTAC CCGCATCCGAGCCAGGACAACGCCGAAATCCGGCCGGAAAACGAATACTGTCAGAGTAACCACATGACGATTTTCGTCAGTTCCATCTACGCCTACAAAGGACTTTTGATGGCGTTCGGCTGCTTCTTGGCGTGGGAGACTCGTAATGTCAACATACCAGCTTTGAACGACTCGAAATACATCG GGATGAGCGTGTACAACGTGGTGATCATGTGCGTGATTGGCGGAGCAGTTTCGTTCATCTTGGAGGACGAGCAGGACGTTTCTTACGTCATCATATCGATTTTTATCGTCTTCTGCACCACTGGCACCCTCTGTCTCGTCTTCGTTCCCAAG CTGATTGAATTGCGGAGGAATCCGCAGGGGGCGATCGAGAAGCGCGGCGTCAGATCGACAGTGAAACCTCAACTTCCGGGCGGCAAATACGGTGCAGGAGGAGGCGGAAGTGGCGTTGGTAGGCAGAACAAGAGCGGGGCTAATCAAAATCGCGAGACGAGCCTCCAGTACAAGAGTAAGACGCGAAACGCCAAACTGCGCAAGGAGCTGCGCAACCTCGACGACCAGATCCAA AAACTTTTGGAACAACTTGGCGAAGATAACGATTCGCTGGCAAAGGATGGACCTTCGTTTACCTATTCAAAAATCGATTCAGACTGCAGGG TACCGTCTGTCAGCGGAGCTGATACGATGTCTTTGTGCTCGCTGATATCTTCGCCCGAGCCGACGTCTACCTCGCCGCATCACGCAAA GGAGAACGGTGGCAAGGGAGTTCGGAGCGGACATCATCAGGAGCTGCAGCAACAGCAGTCGGTGGCCCAGTCGACATCCAGCGGCTCTGGAAGCGGCTCTGGAAGCGGCTCGACGGCGCCAGCCACGGCCAGCGTGGCCATGTGGACGGCCATCAGCAACCCACTGCTGCTCATCAGTCACGTTCTTAGGAGGTCGATGGATTTGCAGCCAACCGGTGCCGCCAATAATGAATCAACGGCCGTCGAATGCGATGAGGCGTCATCGCGACAGCAGGCGGTGGACGCCGACGATAATGACGACAACCCGTCCAAAGGAGTCCACGCCTGCTGCGAGTGCGTCAGCGTCGAACGACACGCTGAACCGACCAATGCGGACTGGCAAAATCAAACAGTAGATCAGGCTCCATTTATTGCCAGCACCACCAGCCGCAGCAGCAAcaccagcaacagcaacagcag GGACGTAATGCAAGGGGACGAACTAGACGGCAATCCCACCTCTCCGTTAATGGTGAACAAAGACGCAAAAGACGGAAAAGACGGAAGAGAAGACGAAGTAGCAAGAGATGATGAAGAAGGAAGTGGAAACATTTGGAGGCTGCTGGCTAAAGCGACAACGCCGCACCAATCTCCGCCCGGATCCTTCATTTCCAACCTGTCAGGCGACCGTTCCGGCGTTGGCGGTGGCGTCGTCGGCGTCGTCGTCGGCGGAGGAATCCAGTCCGACTCGCCCTCCGATGAATGGGGCGCTGCTCAAGTCCACAAGAGCTCGGGCTCGGTCTCGCGTTGCGCTTGTCATCATTCATCGGCCTCGGGATTGGGGGTCAGCGGGGCGGCCAGAAGGCGACGCTGCCAAATGATGGAGAGCTTGAGTCTGACTGAAATCCGGTCTTCGCCCATCACGGGCAATGGCACGTCTTTGTCATCCGAATTTGAGCCCATCCATAACCGGAGTCTTTCGGTTCAAGGCACGATGGCAACGCGATCTCGTCTTTCTCCTTATTCCGTCGACTGCAAAACTGGAGCACCTTACGGCCATCAGCAGGAACACAGCCGCAGCGATTCTTCCTTCAATTACGAGTCGAACATGTCTGAAGTGGATCCGGCCAACAAGCTCGTCAACTACTTCGAGTATCGATCGTTGGAGAGCCTCGAATCGCCGACCATCAGCGACACAACCATCAGCCAACAGGACGGCGAAGGGAATGATGAAGAAGTGGACGAGGAAGAAGAAGCCAATTCCACTCGCGTCAATTTTGACGAAGGTTCGACGTTCACTTCGCCCAGAGAGGAAGACCTGGTTGTTATCGAAGACGGTCTCTATTCGTTGCCAATGGCCATCGCCGACTTGAACAGTTCCCAAGCGGCCACGGTCGTCAACGGAGTTGGCGGAGATAAAAGCCCGCCGTCGCCCGAAGAAATGAGACTCTCACCTCCGCCGACCACTACACCTGTCAAGACCAGTTGCACTGGCAGCCCCAGTCTTCCCAGTCCGACTCTCACGAGTAGCACTCTCACgttagcagcagcagcagcaacgtGTAACGTCGCTTTCACTGGTACACCGTGTCGCTCATCATCTACGTCCAGCAAGGGCTCCAGAGGATCGACCAGTGGCAAAAGCAAGTCCCAATCGACGCGTGATCGACGGAGAAGAGCTCAAAGCAACAATAAACTGAACAGTAATGAGGACTTAAGCGGCCGGTTGAGTAAGCCTACTCAGCACGGTCATCAGCAGCAAAGTGAACTGCGTACGCCGCAGCCCACAGTTGAACACTCCGATTGGAGCATTCTTCCCATTTTCAAGCAACTCATCGTCCAGAGGCAAATGGAAACTGGCGGTGCTTGCCATTCGCAGCCCATCAGCGGCGTCACCGACGATGAGAGGATAacgacgaagacgacgacgaaAGCAGCTATCGAAGATATTGACGAAGATCACCGCCAAATGTCCTCGTGTCCTAATCTTTCTATCAAGTGTGATGTTGTCGAGTATTTTTAG